One genomic window of Osmia bicornis bicornis chromosome 3, iOsmBic2.1, whole genome shotgun sequence includes the following:
- the LOC114876749 gene encoding ER membrane protein complex subunit 1 isoform X2, with protein sequence MALFVWSFRGNINRFLTDVQILQYLIVLFGLFNLSLCLYEDQVGKFDWKQNYVGKIKFASFDTVSAAKKIIVATEENVIAALNLKSGQILWRRVLEKGCAGHIRALGGVTDGDLVSVSGGVPALVRAWDLATGHILHEWPIAEQNPDRIKDVKWHIKDGTLHHILPIYNSGVEVTSYDSKTGDKLKTRRVSAPFITQETECVLAAPYLVCLKGDSSLAVPFLVHLFDTNSQPQSVTINTIFGAGAQGPYHLESVLGEEPVVSISADDNQRKRILLVGEVPVPVQRDIPGDAKLYIVSVDNEKVLLETTYKNGVTEISATELLTSKPLPNLSVSLAHNSLLLPTIMASVCPRQAKGVTCRHLLASEDHSVSLLQHNKLVWSREEALASIVAVEIIELPMSDRDQEIETEFDQKERDVLSMIFRRVSSQFKQAKAFFQLILNFTPQQSNQRTDLVRDKFGLHKMIVVVTSPGKLYGIETRKGEIIWNLRVPNIQGFAKRSNAMTLYVQRGSRHFPHPPQCALLAEDKKTSEGVVYVFNPITGQSLDGLIKLGYRIKQSMLLHATTDDFMRSILIFDTRHKAHVYPESATPIAASVGKNTYIFTTDPTTGVLSGFSLSYSTSQELIVHKVWELLLSPKNQRITHVVSKDPIERVHSQGRVLSDRSVLYKYINPNLVAIVTEGVGYTHKNTLNLYLLDVVSGAMIFSIMHKRVRGPVHVVHSENWIVYSYFNEKSRRTEVASLELYEGKIQSNTTVFSSLATTKLPIVERQAFIFPAAVESMRETITEKGITSKHIIVALANGGILELPWMMVDPRRPINPEVREEGVIPYMPEIPIHMDTIINYNQSVFRVSGIHTSPSGLESTCLVFVHGLDLFYTRVAPSKTFDVLKEDFDYYLIVIVLVALVISSYVTKKLASQKAQKQAWK encoded by the exons ATGGCTCTATTCGTATGGAGTTTTAGAGGGAATATCAACCGGTTTTTAACTGATGTTCAAATATTACAATACCTTATCGTACTATTCGGACTGTTTAATTTATCTCTATGTCTCTACGAAGATCAAGTTGGAAAATTTGACTG GAAACAGAATTACGttggtaaaattaaattcgcCAGTTTTGACACTGTCTCGGCCGCAAAAAAGATTATTGTTGCTACTGAAGAAAACGTTATTGCTGCGCTAAATCTTAAATCAG GACAAATATTATGGAGACGTGTATTAGAGAAAGGATGTGCAGGCCACATTCGTGCATTAGGTGGAGTCACAGATGGAGATCTTGTTTCTGTAAGTGGAGGAGTACCAGCTCTTGTACGTGCATGGGATTTAGCTACCGGGCATATACTTCATGAATGGCCAATAGCTGAACAAAATCCTGACAG AATCAAAGATGTAAAATGGCACATAAAAGATGGCACATTACATCATATTTTACCAATTTATAATAGTGGTGTTGAAGTGACATCTTATGACAGTAAAACAGGGGACAAATTGAAAACCAGACGAGTTTCTGCACCATTTATAACTCAAGAAACAGA GTGTGTGTTAGCTGCTCCATATTTAGTGTGCTTAAAAGGAGATAGTTCGTTGGCTGTACCGTTTCTAGTACATTTATTTGATACAAACTCTCAACCTCAATCGGTtacaataaatacaatatttggTGCTGGTGCACAAGGACCATACcatttggaatcagtacttgGTGAAGAACCTGTTGTTTCAATTAGTGCAGATGATAATCAGAGGAAACGAATTCTTCTGGTTGGAGAAGTACCTGTTCCCGTTCAAAGAGATATACCTGGAGATGCTAAGCTTTATATCGTTTCAGTCGATAACGAGAAAGTGCTACTGGAAACGACATATAAAAATGGA GTAACAGAAATTAGTGCCACAGAACTATTAACATCAAAACCTTTGCCAAATTTATCTGTTAGTCTAGCACATAATTCTTTATTATTGCCAACAATTATGGCTTCAGTTTGTCCGCGACAAGCAAAAGGCGTAACCTGTCGTCATTTGTTAGCTTCAGAAGATCATAGTGTTTCGCTGTTACAACATAATAAATTAGTATGGTCTAGAGAAGAAGCTCTTGCTAGTATCGTAGCTGTGGAAATAATAGAATTACCTATGTCAGATAGGGATCAAGAAATTGAAACAGAATTTGATCAAAAAGAGA GGGATGTGCTGAGTATGATATTTAGGAGAGTTAGTTCTCAATTTAAACAAGCAAAGGCATTTTTCCAACTGATATTAAACTTCACACCTCAACAATCCAATCAACGTACTGATTTAGTACGAGATAAATTTGGATTACATAAAATGATTGTTGTTGTTACATCACCAGGAAAG TTATATGGTATTGAAACTAGGAAAGGTGAAATTATTTGGAATCTTAGGGTACCAAATATTCAAGGCTTTGCTAAAAGATCTAATGCAATGACTTTGTATGTGCAACGTGGCAGTAGGCACTTCCCACACCCACCACAATGTGCACTACTAGCAGAAGACAAA AAAACATCAGAAGGGGttgtatatgtatttaatcCAATTACTGGCCAATCTTTGGATGGTTTGATAAAATTAGGATACAGAATAAAGCAATCCATGTTACTTCACGCGACAACGGATGATTTCATGCGAAGCATATTGATTTTTGATACGCGGCATAAGGCTCACGTATATCCTGAAAGTGCAACCCCAATTGCTGCGTCAGTTGGTAAAAATACGTACATATTTACCACTGATCCAACAACCGGGGTATTATCTGGGTTTTCACTTTCGTATAGCACGTCTCAg gAACTTATTGTCCATAAAGTGTGGGAATTGTTGCTTTCACCGAAAAACCAAAGAATAACACACGTTGTATCAAAAGATCCAATAGAACGTGTTCATTCCCAGGGTAGAGTTCTAAGTGATAGATCAGTTTTGTATAAATACATTAATCCTAACTTAGTTGCCATAGTAACAGAGGGTGTAGGATACACTCATAAAA ATACGCTTAATCTCTATTTACTGGATGTAGTATCTGGAGCAatgatattttcaattatgcATAAAAGAGTTCGCGGTCCAGTCCATGTTGTGCATTCAGAAAACTGGATAGTGTATAGTTACTTTAACGAGAAAAGTCGTAGGACAGAAGTTGCTAGTTTAGAACTTTATGAAGGAAAAATACAAAGTAATACCACAG TGTTTTCATCTTTGGCCACAACTAAATTGCCGATCGTAGAAAGGCAAGCTTTTATTTTCCCCGCCGCGGTAGAATCAATGCGAGAAACGATTACCGAAAAGGGTATCACAAGCAAACATATTATAG TGGCCCTAGCCAATGGTGGAATATTGGAGTTACCATGGATGATGGTTGATCCACGGAGGCCTATTAATCCAGAAGTACGCGAGGAAGGTGTTATACCATACATGCCTGAAATACCTATTCATATGGACAcaataatcaattataatcAAAGCGTGTTTAGGGTATCAGGTATTCATACTAGTCCTAGTGGCCTTGAAAGTACTTGCTTAGTTTTTGTACACGGTCTCG ACTTGTTCTACACACGTGTGGCACCGTCTAAAACATTCGATGTTTTGAAAGAAGATTTTGATTATTATCTTATTGTTATAGTGTTGGTAGCGCTTGTAATTTCTTCATATGTCACAAAGAAACTAGCATCCCAGAAAGCGCAAAAGCAAGCATGGAAATGA
- the LOC114876749 gene encoding ER membrane protein complex subunit 1 isoform X1, which produces MALFVWSFRGNINRFLTDVQILQYLIVLFGLFNLSLCLYEDQVGKFDWKQNYVGKIKFASFDTVSAAKKIIVATEENVIAALNLKSGQILWRRVLEKGCAGHIRALGGVTDGDLVSVSGGVPALVRAWDLATGHILHEWPIAEQNPDRIKDVKWHIKDGTLHHILPIYNSGVEVTSYDSKTGDKLKTRRVSAPFITQETECVLAAPYLVCLKGDSSLAVPFLVHLFDTNSQPQSVTINTIFGAGAQGPYHLESVLGEEPVVSISADDNQRKRILLVGEVPVPVQRDIPGDAKLYIVSVDNEKVLLETTYKNGVTEISATELLTSKPLPNLSVSLAHNSLLLPTIMASVCPRQAKGVTCRHLLASEDHSVSLLQHNKLVWSREEALASIVAVEIIELPMSDRDQEIETEFDQKESIDVDSSWDVLSMIFRRVSSQFKQAKAFFQLILNFTPQQSNQRTDLVRDKFGLHKMIVVVTSPGKLYGIETRKGEIIWNLRVPNIQGFAKRSNAMTLYVQRGSRHFPHPPQCALLAEDKKTSEGVVYVFNPITGQSLDGLIKLGYRIKQSMLLHATTDDFMRSILIFDTRHKAHVYPESATPIAASVGKNTYIFTTDPTTGVLSGFSLSYSTSQELIVHKVWELLLSPKNQRITHVVSKDPIERVHSQGRVLSDRSVLYKYINPNLVAIVTEGVGYTHKNTLNLYLLDVVSGAMIFSIMHKRVRGPVHVVHSENWIVYSYFNEKSRRTEVASLELYEGKIQSNTTVFSSLATTKLPIVERQAFIFPAAVESMRETITEKGITSKHIIVALANGGILELPWMMVDPRRPINPEVREEGVIPYMPEIPIHMDTIINYNQSVFRVSGIHTSPSGLESTCLVFVHGLDLFYTRVAPSKTFDVLKEDFDYYLIVIVLVALVISSYVTKKLASQKAQKQAWK; this is translated from the exons ATGGCTCTATTCGTATGGAGTTTTAGAGGGAATATCAACCGGTTTTTAACTGATGTTCAAATATTACAATACCTTATCGTACTATTCGGACTGTTTAATTTATCTCTATGTCTCTACGAAGATCAAGTTGGAAAATTTGACTG GAAACAGAATTACGttggtaaaattaaattcgcCAGTTTTGACACTGTCTCGGCCGCAAAAAAGATTATTGTTGCTACTGAAGAAAACGTTATTGCTGCGCTAAATCTTAAATCAG GACAAATATTATGGAGACGTGTATTAGAGAAAGGATGTGCAGGCCACATTCGTGCATTAGGTGGAGTCACAGATGGAGATCTTGTTTCTGTAAGTGGAGGAGTACCAGCTCTTGTACGTGCATGGGATTTAGCTACCGGGCATATACTTCATGAATGGCCAATAGCTGAACAAAATCCTGACAG AATCAAAGATGTAAAATGGCACATAAAAGATGGCACATTACATCATATTTTACCAATTTATAATAGTGGTGTTGAAGTGACATCTTATGACAGTAAAACAGGGGACAAATTGAAAACCAGACGAGTTTCTGCACCATTTATAACTCAAGAAACAGA GTGTGTGTTAGCTGCTCCATATTTAGTGTGCTTAAAAGGAGATAGTTCGTTGGCTGTACCGTTTCTAGTACATTTATTTGATACAAACTCTCAACCTCAATCGGTtacaataaatacaatatttggTGCTGGTGCACAAGGACCATACcatttggaatcagtacttgGTGAAGAACCTGTTGTTTCAATTAGTGCAGATGATAATCAGAGGAAACGAATTCTTCTGGTTGGAGAAGTACCTGTTCCCGTTCAAAGAGATATACCTGGAGATGCTAAGCTTTATATCGTTTCAGTCGATAACGAGAAAGTGCTACTGGAAACGACATATAAAAATGGA GTAACAGAAATTAGTGCCACAGAACTATTAACATCAAAACCTTTGCCAAATTTATCTGTTAGTCTAGCACATAATTCTTTATTATTGCCAACAATTATGGCTTCAGTTTGTCCGCGACAAGCAAAAGGCGTAACCTGTCGTCATTTGTTAGCTTCAGAAGATCATAGTGTTTCGCTGTTACAACATAATAAATTAGTATGGTCTAGAGAAGAAGCTCTTGCTAGTATCGTAGCTGTGGAAATAATAGAATTACCTATGTCAGATAGGGATCAAGAAATTGAAACAGAATTTGATCAAAAAGAGA GTATTGATGTAGACAGTTCAT GGGATGTGCTGAGTATGATATTTAGGAGAGTTAGTTCTCAATTTAAACAAGCAAAGGCATTTTTCCAACTGATATTAAACTTCACACCTCAACAATCCAATCAACGTACTGATTTAGTACGAGATAAATTTGGATTACATAAAATGATTGTTGTTGTTACATCACCAGGAAAG TTATATGGTATTGAAACTAGGAAAGGTGAAATTATTTGGAATCTTAGGGTACCAAATATTCAAGGCTTTGCTAAAAGATCTAATGCAATGACTTTGTATGTGCAACGTGGCAGTAGGCACTTCCCACACCCACCACAATGTGCACTACTAGCAGAAGACAAA AAAACATCAGAAGGGGttgtatatgtatttaatcCAATTACTGGCCAATCTTTGGATGGTTTGATAAAATTAGGATACAGAATAAAGCAATCCATGTTACTTCACGCGACAACGGATGATTTCATGCGAAGCATATTGATTTTTGATACGCGGCATAAGGCTCACGTATATCCTGAAAGTGCAACCCCAATTGCTGCGTCAGTTGGTAAAAATACGTACATATTTACCACTGATCCAACAACCGGGGTATTATCTGGGTTTTCACTTTCGTATAGCACGTCTCAg gAACTTATTGTCCATAAAGTGTGGGAATTGTTGCTTTCACCGAAAAACCAAAGAATAACACACGTTGTATCAAAAGATCCAATAGAACGTGTTCATTCCCAGGGTAGAGTTCTAAGTGATAGATCAGTTTTGTATAAATACATTAATCCTAACTTAGTTGCCATAGTAACAGAGGGTGTAGGATACACTCATAAAA ATACGCTTAATCTCTATTTACTGGATGTAGTATCTGGAGCAatgatattttcaattatgcATAAAAGAGTTCGCGGTCCAGTCCATGTTGTGCATTCAGAAAACTGGATAGTGTATAGTTACTTTAACGAGAAAAGTCGTAGGACAGAAGTTGCTAGTTTAGAACTTTATGAAGGAAAAATACAAAGTAATACCACAG TGTTTTCATCTTTGGCCACAACTAAATTGCCGATCGTAGAAAGGCAAGCTTTTATTTTCCCCGCCGCGGTAGAATCAATGCGAGAAACGATTACCGAAAAGGGTATCACAAGCAAACATATTATAG TGGCCCTAGCCAATGGTGGAATATTGGAGTTACCATGGATGATGGTTGATCCACGGAGGCCTATTAATCCAGAAGTACGCGAGGAAGGTGTTATACCATACATGCCTGAAATACCTATTCATATGGACAcaataatcaattataatcAAAGCGTGTTTAGGGTATCAGGTATTCATACTAGTCCTAGTGGCCTTGAAAGTACTTGCTTAGTTTTTGTACACGGTCTCG ACTTGTTCTACACACGTGTGGCACCGTCTAAAACATTCGATGTTTTGAAAGAAGATTTTGATTATTATCTTATTGTTATAGTGTTGGTAGCGCTTGTAATTTCTTCATATGTCACAAAGAAACTAGCATCCCAGAAAGCGCAAAAGCAAGCATGGAAATGA
- the LOC114876751 gene encoding E3 SUMO-protein ligase ZBED1-like, whose protein sequence is MALRRSLVWMYSIPSEDGKFVKCTICDRTLSYNGSTSAIMKHLRGKHRETFFTSPTEGFDMDSKDSSALELLPKNEEGCSRPLLQKMDLSYSSDRQEQISEALAHMIFLNMMPISFCSSEGFKQFMTILEPGYHCPSPESIMHRLQLLYNEKRMKIEEELSMASDIAITSDGWSSKSQDSYISMAAQFIDDKWIIKNYTLCTQPMEDHYTDENLTSMFNIIKEEWHLSSKVNSLVHDNAYNVSKAANSLIGVRYNISCAAHTLQLCVEDALNSVDNYKEVIQKGSKIVQYFRHSNVATSSLTEKQKHLNLGEQELIQTCPMRWSSSYYMCEQLVCKKNAIVSVLADRNITKLNIALKLEMSEQQWSTMSDIIVALKPLQVAITALCFERSVTISLVCPVIHGLINNHLESNDFETAETKHFKNILKTSLINRFNLNSHFETVHRIASFLDPRSKELSFESNEVKNIIKTSIRDMMENISIPDIKNFQNVDPFSSALDFIFQAVNPSSGSNSEFQTYLLETQINHNLCPLVWWKMHENKYPRLAKLAKMYLSIPATSISSEHAISTAGNIVSSNCSYLLPENIDLMVFLHRNKDV, encoded by the coding sequence ATGGCCTTACGTAGGAGTTTAGTGTGGATGTATAGTATTCCATCAGAAGATGGAAAATTTGTTAAGTGCACTATATGTGACCGTACGTTATCTTATAATGGATCAACGTCAGCTATAATGAAGCATTTACGGGGCAAGCACCGTGAAACATTCTTTACTTCGCCTACCGAAGGTTTTGATATGGATAGTAAGGATTCGTCGGCATTAGAACTGTTGCCTAAAAATGAAGAAGGCTGTTCTCGTCCGCTGCTACAGAAAATGGATTTGTCGTATAGCTCGGATCGACAAGAGCAAATATCAGAAGCACTTGCTCACATGATTTTCTTAAATATGATGCCTATTTCTTTTTGCAGTAGCGAAggatttaaacaatttatgaCTATATTAGAACCTGGATACCACTGTCCTTCTCCTGAAAGTATTATGCATCGATTGCAACTTTTATACAATGAGAAACGTATGAAAATAGAAGAAGAGCTTTCTATGGCATCTGATATAGCTATTACCAGCGATGGATGGTCCTCAAAATCACAAGATTCATATATTTCCATGGCTGCACAATTTATAGATGATAAGtggattattaaaaattatacgcTTTGTACACAGCCAATGGAAGATCATTATACAGATGAAAATTTAACCAGTatgtttaatataattaaagaagaatgGCATTTAAGTAGTAAAGTAAATAGTTTAGTCCACGATAATGCATATAATGTAAGTAAGGCTGCAAATTCATTAATTGGTGTGAGATACAACATTTCATGTGCTGCACACACATTGCAATTGTGCGTGGAAGATGCTTTGAATTCAGTTGATAACTACAAAGAAGTAATACAAAAAGGCAGCAAAATTGTACAATATTTTCGTCACTCCAATGTAGCTACTTCTTCTTTAACAGAAAAACAAAAACACTTAAACTTAGGTGAACAAGAATTAATACAAACTTGTCCTATGAGGTGGAGCTCTAGTTACTATATGTGCGAACAACTTGTATGCAAGAAAAATGCAATTGTTTCTGTTTTAGCAGACAGAAATATTACCAAattaaatattgcattaaAACTAGAAATGTCTGAACAGCAGTGGTCAACTATGAGTGATATTATTGTGGCTCTCAAACCTTTACAAGTAGCAATTACAGCATTATGCTTTGAAAGAAGTGTAACTATTTCTTTAGTATGTCCTGTTATTCATGGGCTTATTAATAACCATCTGGAAAGTAATGATTTTGAAACAGCTGAAACCAAACacttcaaaaatattttgaaaaccTCTCTTATTAATAGATTTAACTTAAATTCACATTTTGAAACAGTTCATCGTATTGCTTCTTTTCTTGATCCAAGGAGCAAAGAGTTGTCATTTGAGAGCAATGAGGtaaagaatataattaaaaccTCCATTCGTGACATGATGGAAAACATTTCAATTCCAgacattaaaaattttcaaaatgttgatCCTTTTTCAAGTGCATTGGATTTCATATTTCAAGCTGTAAATCCTAGTAGTGGAAGTAATTCAGAGTTTCAAACATATTTGTTAGAAactcaaataaatcataatttatGTCCTTTAGTGTGGTGGAAAATGCATGAAAACAAATATCCCAGATTAGCAAAACTTGCTAAAATGTATTTAAGTATTCCTGCTACATCTATCAGTTCTGAACATGCAATTTCAACAGCTGGAAATATTGTTAGTTCTAATTGTAGCTACTTGTTACcagaaaatattgatttaatgGTATTTTTACATAGAAATAAAGatgtttga